A portion of the Natronococcus sp. AD-5 genome contains these proteins:
- a CDS encoding DUF7544 domain-containing protein, which translates to MDAVDDLGDSIDATRNFLTPIRARLWLRLAIVALFIGGFGMGFPSIPTGDIGPAEEQAPDVSPEEIPEDVLAAVAVALGVLALLWLIFAFISAVMEFVFIESLRSTDVRVRRHANENVGRGTRLFAFRVFVLLTTLFVAGTPVAAVLFGLGGLEGTSGTFVAAALFAVVVYAVSAVVNRFTSEFVAPVMLLEDRGIVGAWRRFWSTLGSNWTEYAVYLVLVWIIRAAVGIAVGILVLIGGIVVAIPFALLAFAFTLLGEIGAVFAAVVVFVGVVAFVLFVLLVQVPVVSYFKYYALLLLGDTDAELDLIPDQRAAIRTDGGGATSDGDPEEPTRPADRWERDEDAVSEEDWRADYGWADEDEADGRDDREGRGEEEERGEDGERDEDDGRGW; encoded by the coding sequence ATGGACGCAGTCGACGACCTCGGTGATTCGATCGACGCGACGAGGAATTTCTTGACGCCGATACGGGCGAGACTGTGGCTTCGTTTGGCGATCGTCGCGCTCTTCATCGGCGGCTTCGGGATGGGGTTCCCGTCGATCCCGACCGGTGACATCGGGCCGGCGGAGGAACAGGCTCCCGACGTGAGTCCCGAAGAGATTCCCGAGGACGTGCTGGCCGCCGTAGCCGTCGCGCTCGGCGTTCTGGCCCTTCTCTGGCTGATTTTCGCGTTTATCTCGGCGGTCATGGAGTTCGTCTTCATCGAGTCGCTGCGCTCGACCGACGTCCGCGTTCGACGGCACGCGAACGAAAACGTCGGTCGCGGCACTCGACTGTTCGCGTTTCGAGTATTCGTTCTCCTTACCACGCTCTTTGTCGCCGGGACGCCCGTAGCGGCGGTCCTGTTCGGTCTCGGTGGTCTCGAGGGGACGAGCGGGACGTTCGTCGCCGCGGCGTTGTTCGCGGTCGTCGTCTACGCAGTCTCCGCCGTCGTGAACCGATTCACCTCCGAGTTCGTCGCGCCGGTTATGCTGCTCGAGGACCGCGGGATCGTCGGCGCGTGGCGTCGGTTCTGGTCGACGCTCGGATCGAACTGGACGGAGTACGCCGTCTACCTGGTGCTGGTCTGGATCATCCGGGCTGCGGTCGGGATCGCCGTCGGTATCCTCGTGCTCATCGGCGGAATCGTCGTCGCCATCCCGTTCGCGCTCCTCGCCTTCGCGTTCACCCTGCTGGGGGAGATCGGCGCCGTTTTCGCGGCGGTCGTCGTCTTCGTCGGCGTCGTCGCGTTCGTCCTGTTCGTGCTCCTCGTTCAGGTGCCCGTCGTCTCGTACTTCAAGTACTACGCCTTGTTATTGCTCGGCGACACCGACGCGGAACTCGATCTCATCCCCGACCAGCGAGCGGCGATCCGGACCGACGGCGGCGGGGCGACGTCCGACGGCGACCCCGAAGAACCGACGCGCCCGGCCGACCGATGGGAGCGCGACGAGGATGCGGTCTCGGAAGAGGACTGGCGGGCCGACTACGGATGGGCCGACGAGGACGAGGCGGACGGACGGGACGACCGCGAGGGCCGCGGCGAGGAGGAAGAGCGCGGCGAGGACGGGGAGCGCGACGAAGACGACGGACGCGGCTGGTAA
- a CDS encoding acyl-CoA dehydrogenase family protein: protein MDFDLPDEHRMVQETVRDFCQQEIEPIAQEIEDEHRFPEEIFDQLAELDMMGVPIDDEYGGLGGDTLMYSLVAEEIGRVSGSVGLSYVAHVSLASKPLELFGTPEQKERWLRPLAEGEYMGGWALTEPSSGSDASDMDTTAEKDGDEWVLNGTKQFITNASEAGSVLVKAVTDPGAGYDGISTFIVDPREDDGFEVTTIWDKMGLNASPTCEIGLDDVRLPEDRLLGEGGDGWDQTKKTLDGGRISIAALSTGLAQGAYEHAKAYSQEREQFGQPISQFDAVRDKIVDMHRKTERARLLTRQAAYRYDQGEPVTRESALAKLDASEAAREVAEDAVQVLGGYGYTTDFAPQRFYRDAKLMEIGEGTSEIQHLVIGRELGL, encoded by the coding sequence ATGGACTTCGACCTGCCGGACGAGCATCGGATGGTCCAGGAGACGGTCAGGGACTTCTGTCAGCAGGAGATCGAGCCGATCGCCCAGGAGATCGAGGACGAACACCGGTTCCCCGAGGAGATCTTCGACCAGCTCGCGGAGCTGGACATGATGGGCGTCCCGATCGACGACGAGTACGGCGGACTCGGCGGCGACACGCTCATGTACTCGCTGGTCGCCGAGGAGATCGGCCGCGTCTCCGGCTCGGTCGGCCTCTCCTACGTCGCGCACGTCTCATTGGCCTCGAAGCCCCTCGAGCTGTTCGGCACGCCCGAGCAGAAAGAGCGCTGGCTGCGCCCGCTCGCGGAGGGCGAGTACATGGGCGGCTGGGCGCTGACCGAGCCGAGCAGCGGTTCGGACGCCTCCGACATGGATACGACCGCGGAGAAGGACGGCGACGAGTGGGTGCTCAACGGAACCAAGCAGTTCATCACGAACGCCTCCGAGGCCGGCTCGGTGCTGGTCAAGGCCGTCACCGACCCCGGCGCCGGCTACGACGGCATCTCGACGTTCATCGTCGATCCCCGCGAGGACGACGGCTTCGAGGTGACGACGATCTGGGACAAGATGGGGCTCAACGCCTCCCCGACCTGCGAGATCGGCCTCGACGACGTCCGCCTCCCCGAGGATCGCCTGCTCGGCGAGGGGGGCGACGGCTGGGACCAGACCAAGAAGACCTTGGACGGCGGTCGCATCTCGATCGCGGCGCTCTCGACGGGGCTGGCCCAGGGCGCCTACGAACACGCCAAGGCGTACAGCCAGGAGCGCGAGCAGTTCGGCCAGCCGATCTCCCAGTTCGACGCCGTTCGCGACAAGATCGTCGACATGCACCGCAAGACGGAGCGCGCGCGGCTGCTCACCCGCCAGGCCGCGTACCGGTACGATCAGGGCGAGCCCGTCACCCGGGAGTCCGCCCTCGCGAAACTCGACGCCAGCGAGGCCGCCCGCGAAGTCGCCGAAGACGCCGTCCAGGTGCTCGGCGGCTACGGCTACACCACCGACTTCGCACCGCAGCGGTTCTACCGCGACGCCAAGCTGATGGAGATCGGCGAGGGGACGAGCGAGATCCAGCACCTCGTCATCGGTCGAGAGCTCGGCCTGTAG
- a CDS encoding DUF2062 domain-containing protein codes for MIRERLARYRGRIRRELTTAFREEHTPHEVGLSFSIGIFVTALPTGGLGIGLLAGLAAWWSWVSKPAIIASIAVLNPLIKPAVYVASYQAGGVLLGDRPLRSGTTPTSITEMAGIAVRQLLIGNLVIAVLLSILSYASVVSLMRIHRQRKRRRSGQSFVSAILEPFRRW; via the coding sequence GTGATCCGAGAACGGCTCGCCAGATATCGAGGCCGCATCCGCCGGGAACTGACGACCGCGTTCCGGGAGGAGCACACGCCCCACGAAGTCGGGCTGAGCTTCTCGATCGGAATTTTCGTGACGGCCCTGCCGACCGGCGGGCTCGGCATCGGGCTGCTGGCCGGGCTCGCAGCCTGGTGGTCGTGGGTCAGCAAGCCCGCGATCATCGCATCGATCGCCGTCCTCAACCCGTTGATCAAGCCGGCCGTCTACGTCGCGAGCTACCAGGCGGGCGGCGTGCTCCTCGGAGATCGGCCGCTGCGCTCGGGTACGACGCCGACCTCGATCACCGAAATGGCGGGGATCGCCGTCAGACAGCTCCTGATCGGCAACCTGGTTATCGCCGTCCTCCTCTCGATCCTGAGCTACGCGTCCGTCGTCTCTCTCATGCGGATCCACCGACAACGAAAACGACGGCGCTCCGGGCAGTCGTTCGTGTCGGCGATACTCGAACCGTTCCGCCGATGGTGA
- a CDS encoding Glu/Leu/Phe/Val family dehydrogenase, whose translation MTGQANPFESLQSQIDDAAAYLDVSDDVIERLKHPERVLETNLAVELDDGGLERFKAFRSQFNGDRGPYKGGIRYHPDVNRDEVKALSGWMVYKCATVGIPYGGGKGGIVIDPSNYSEAELERVTRAFATELRPLVGEDRDIPAPDVNTGQREMNWIKDTYETLENTTEPGVVTGKNLASGGSEGRVEATGRSTVIAAREAFDYLDKDLEGATVAVQGYGNAGWIAAKLIDEMGATVVAASDSSGGIYNPDGLDPVAAKDHKNETGSVVGYGESEETLTNEDVLRLDVDLLIPAALENAIDGDLAREVEADVISEAANGPLTPEADAHLAEEGVFVVPDILANAGGVTVSYFEWVQNRQRFYWTEEKVNAELETLIVDAFDALVDTLETHDLENPRTAAYVVAVQRVADAYAESGSWP comes from the coding sequence ATGACCGGGCAGGCGAATCCATTCGAAAGTCTCCAGTCCCAGATCGACGACGCTGCCGCCTACCTCGACGTGAGCGACGACGTGATCGAGCGACTCAAACACCCCGAACGCGTCCTCGAGACGAACCTCGCGGTCGAACTCGACGACGGCGGCCTCGAGCGGTTCAAGGCCTTCCGCTCGCAGTTCAACGGCGACCGCGGTCCGTACAAGGGCGGGATCCGCTACCACCCGGACGTCAACCGCGACGAGGTGAAGGCGCTGTCGGGGTGGATGGTCTACAAGTGCGCGACCGTCGGCATCCCCTACGGCGGCGGCAAGGGCGGGATCGTCATCGATCCGAGTAACTACTCCGAAGCCGAACTCGAGCGGGTCACCCGCGCGTTCGCGACGGAACTGCGCCCGCTGGTCGGCGAGGACCGCGACATCCCCGCGCCCGACGTGAACACGGGTCAGCGGGAGATGAACTGGATCAAGGACACCTACGAGACGCTCGAGAACACCACGGAGCCGGGCGTCGTCACGGGCAAGAACCTCGCCAGCGGCGGCAGCGAGGGCCGCGTCGAGGCGACCGGCCGCTCGACCGTCATCGCCGCCCGCGAGGCCTTCGACTACCTCGACAAGGACCTCGAGGGCGCGACCGTCGCGGTCCAGGGCTACGGCAACGCCGGCTGGATCGCCGCCAAACTGATCGACGAGATGGGCGCGACCGTCGTCGCCGCCAGCGACTCGAGCGGCGGAATCTACAACCCCGACGGGCTCGACCCGGTCGCGGCGAAGGATCACAAGAACGAGACCGGCAGCGTCGTCGGCTACGGGGAGAGCGAGGAGACGCTCACCAACGAGGACGTCCTGCGGCTGGACGTCGACCTGCTGATCCCCGCCGCCCTCGAGAACGCGATCGACGGCGACCTCGCCCGGGAGGTCGAGGCGGACGTCATCTCCGAGGCCGCGAACGGGCCGCTGACGCCCGAGGCCGACGCCCACCTCGCCGAAGAGGGCGTCTTCGTCGTGCCGGACATCCTCGCGAACGCCGGCGGCGTCACCGTCTCGTACTTCGAGTGGGTGCAGAACCGCCAGCGATTCTACTGGACCGAGGAGAAGGTCAACGCGGAACTCGAGACCCTCATCGTCGACGCCTTCGACGCGCTGGTCGACACGCTCGAGACGCACGACCTCGAAAACCCCCGGACTGCGGCCTACGTCGTCGCGGTCCAGCGCGTCGCCGACGCCTACGCCGAAAGCGGGAGCTGGCCCTGA
- a CDS encoding HpcH/HpaI aldolase/citrate lyase family protein gives MVRRSVLFTPGDRPEMLRKAPNAGADVIVFDLEDAVSPRRKDEARETVREVLEDPEFDPDCEVCVRVNAEPSAIDRDLEELRSGAERLRFDSVMLPKATTAEDVRELADSLEAYDRPLPVLALIESAAGVLAAPEIAAAPATDALVFGAEDLSADVGATRTAEGTEILYARERVVLAAAAHDCDAIDTLVTDFGDEERLREDTAFAIELGYDGKLAIHPAQVGPINEAFTPDADEVEWAESVLAAEREADAEGRGVFEVDGEMIDAPLIAQAERILARADAANR, from the coding sequence ATGGTACGGAGAAGCGTACTCTTCACCCCGGGCGATCGCCCGGAGATGCTTCGGAAGGCGCCGAACGCCGGCGCCGACGTGATCGTGTTCGACCTCGAGGACGCCGTCTCGCCACGGCGAAAGGACGAGGCGCGCGAAACCGTCCGCGAGGTGCTCGAGGACCCCGAGTTCGACCCCGACTGCGAGGTCTGCGTGCGGGTCAACGCCGAGCCGTCGGCGATCGACCGCGACCTCGAGGAGCTCCGTAGCGGCGCCGAACGGCTCAGATTCGACAGCGTCATGCTGCCGAAAGCGACGACGGCCGAAGACGTCCGCGAGCTGGCCGACTCGCTCGAGGCGTACGACCGACCGCTTCCCGTGCTGGCGCTGATCGAGAGCGCGGCGGGCGTGCTCGCGGCGCCCGAGATCGCGGCCGCGCCCGCGACCGACGCGCTCGTCTTCGGCGCCGAGGATCTCTCGGCCGACGTCGGTGCGACCCGGACGGCGGAGGGAACCGAAATACTCTACGCGCGCGAACGGGTCGTCCTCGCGGCGGCGGCCCACGACTGCGACGCGATCGACACGCTCGTCACCGACTTCGGCGACGAGGAGCGTCTTCGCGAAGATACCGCGTTCGCGATCGAACTCGGGTACGACGGAAAGCTGGCGATCCACCCCGCGCAGGTCGGGCCGATCAACGAGGCGTTCACGCCCGACGCCGACGAGGTCGAGTGGGCCGAGTCCGTCCTCGCGGCCGAGCGCGAGGCCGACGCCGAGGGCCGGGGCGTCTTCGAGGTCGACGGCGAGATGATCGACGCGCCGCTCATCGCGCAGGCCGAACGGATCCTCGCTCGAGCCGACGCCGCGAATCGCTGA
- the gdhB gene encoding glutamate dehydrogenase GdhB, protein MTAVEPTSEPEAESAVETARRQLERAAAHLDVDEGIVERLRHPTGVYRVTIPLERDDGTTEMFTGYRAHHDSVRGPYKGGLRYHPDVNEDECVGLSMWMTWKCAVMDLPFGGAKGGVVVNPKGLSDAEKERLTRRFAEELRPVIGPMTDIPAPDMGTDPETMAWFMDAYSMQEGETTPGVVTGKPPVIGGSHGREKAPGRSVGIVAREAIDYYGRDVEDATVAVQGFGSVGANAARYLDERGATIVAVSDVDGAIYDPDGFDTNDVEDHDETPGMVSGYDAPETLTNAELLELDVDVLIPAAIGNVLTGENARRVDADLIIEGANGPTTSTADQIFEERGVPVIPDILANAGGVTVSYFEWLQDINRRAWSLERVHEELETEMLRAWEAVRGEYDARDVTWRDAAYLVALSRIAEAHESRGLWP, encoded by the coding sequence ATGACAGCTGTCGAACCTACATCGGAACCGGAAGCAGAGAGCGCCGTCGAAACCGCCCGCCGCCAGCTCGAGCGCGCCGCCGCGCACCTCGACGTCGACGAGGGGATCGTCGAACGACTCCGCCACCCGACCGGCGTCTACCGGGTGACGATCCCGCTTGAGCGCGACGACGGCACCACCGAGATGTTCACGGGATATCGCGCCCACCACGACAGCGTCCGGGGCCCGTACAAGGGCGGGCTGCGCTACCACCCCGACGTGAACGAGGACGAGTGCGTCGGGCTCTCGATGTGGATGACCTGGAAGTGCGCCGTGATGGACCTCCCGTTCGGCGGCGCGAAGGGCGGCGTCGTCGTCAACCCCAAGGGGCTCAGCGACGCGGAGAAGGAGCGACTGACCCGCCGCTTCGCCGAGGAGCTCCGACCGGTCATCGGCCCGATGACGGACATTCCGGCGCCCGACATGGGGACCGATCCCGAGACGATGGCGTGGTTCATGGACGCCTACTCGATGCAGGAGGGCGAGACCACGCCCGGCGTCGTCACCGGGAAGCCCCCGGTCATCGGCGGCTCCCACGGGCGAGAGAAAGCGCCCGGTCGAAGCGTCGGGATCGTCGCTCGGGAGGCGATCGACTACTACGGCCGGGACGTCGAGGACGCGACGGTCGCCGTGCAGGGATTCGGAAGCGTCGGCGCCAACGCGGCTCGCTACCTCGACGAGCGCGGCGCGACCATCGTCGCGGTGTCGGACGTCGACGGCGCGATCTACGACCCCGACGGCTTCGACACGAACGACGTCGAGGACCACGACGAGACGCCGGGAATGGTCTCGGGCTACGACGCCCCCGAGACGCTCACGAACGCGGAGCTGCTCGAGCTCGACGTCGACGTCCTCATTCCCGCGGCGATCGGTAACGTGCTGACCGGCGAGAACGCCCGCCGGGTCGACGCCGACCTGATCATCGAGGGGGCGAACGGACCGACGACCTCGACCGCCGATCAGATCTTCGAGGAGCGCGGCGTCCCGGTCATTCCGGACATCCTCGCCAACGCCGGCGGCGTCACGGTGAGTTACTTCGAGTGGCTTCAGGACATCAACCGCCGCGCGTGGAGCCTGGAGCGCGTCCACGAGGAACTCGAGACCGAGATGCTCCGCGCCTGGGAAGCCGTCCGCGGGGAGTACGACGCTCGAGACGTCACCTGGCGCGACGCGGCCTACCTCGTCGCCCTCTCGCGGATCGCGGAGGCTCACGAGTCACGCGGGCTGTGGCCGTAG
- a CDS encoding NAD-dependent succinate-semialdehyde dehydrogenase, whose amino-acid sequence MTLESINPATGDVVDTFEADADAERDERLERAAETFPEWRDVPIERRQELLARAGEVLRENAEEYAELMTREMGKPIGQSRAEIEKCAWVCDYYAEHAAEFLQDEVVAGEENARTLVAHQPLGPVLAIMPWNFPFWQVFRFAAPNLTAGNVGLLKHASNVPGCARAIEDVFREAGYPEGVFTSLLIGSDEIDAVISDDRLAGVTLTGSDGAGRAVGETAGSTLKKSVLELGGSDPFVVLEDAPMDRAVETAVQARLINSGQSCIAAKRFIVVDDVYDEFVDRYVEAMDEQVVGDPMDEETDVGPQAREDLMEELHEQVEETVEQGGDLRLGGEPMDRDGAFYPPTVITDVPEDAPADVEEIFGPVASVFRVPDEEAAIEKANDTRFGLGASVWTEDLERGERVARRFESGLAFVNELVKSDPRLPFGGVKDSGYGRELARDGIREFVNTKTIWVQREAGEETEMVE is encoded by the coding sequence GTGACACTCGAGAGCATCAATCCGGCCACGGGAGACGTCGTCGACACGTTCGAAGCGGACGCCGACGCGGAGCGAGACGAGCGACTCGAGCGCGCGGCCGAAACGTTCCCGGAGTGGCGCGACGTCCCGATCGAGCGCCGCCAGGAGTTACTCGCTCGCGCGGGCGAGGTTCTCCGGGAAAACGCCGAGGAGTACGCCGAACTGATGACCCGCGAGATGGGGAAGCCGATCGGCCAGTCCCGCGCCGAGATCGAAAAGTGCGCGTGGGTCTGCGACTACTACGCCGAGCACGCGGCCGAGTTCCTCCAGGACGAGGTCGTCGCGGGCGAGGAGAACGCCCGCACGCTGGTCGCGCACCAGCCGCTCGGCCCCGTACTGGCGATCATGCCCTGGAACTTCCCGTTCTGGCAGGTGTTTCGGTTCGCCGCGCCGAACCTCACGGCGGGCAACGTCGGCCTGTTGAAACACGCCTCGAACGTGCCCGGCTGCGCCCGGGCCATCGAGGACGTGTTCCGCGAGGCGGGGTATCCGGAGGGCGTATTCACGTCGCTGCTGATCGGTTCCGACGAGATCGACGCCGTCATCTCGGACGACCGCCTCGCCGGCGTCACGCTCACCGGGAGCGACGGCGCGGGCAGAGCGGTCGGCGAGACCGCCGGGAGCACACTTAAAAAGAGCGTCCTCGAGCTCGGCGGCAGCGATCCGTTCGTGGTCCTCGAGGACGCGCCGATGGATCGGGCCGTCGAGACGGCGGTCCAGGCGCGCCTCATCAACTCCGGCCAGTCCTGCATCGCGGCGAAGCGGTTCATCGTCGTCGACGACGTCTACGACGAGTTCGTCGACCGGTACGTCGAGGCGATGGACGAGCAGGTCGTCGGCGATCCGATGGACGAGGAGACCGACGTCGGGCCGCAGGCTCGCGAGGACCTCATGGAGGAGCTCCACGAGCAGGTCGAGGAGACGGTCGAGCAGGGCGGCGACCTTCGACTCGGCGGCGAACCGATGGATCGCGACGGGGCGTTCTACCCGCCCACGGTCATCACCGACGTACCCGAGGACGCGCCCGCAGACGTAGAAGAGATCTTCGGCCCCGTCGCCTCGGTCTTCCGCGTTCCCGACGAGGAGGCCGCGATCGAGAAGGCCAACGACACCCGGTTCGGCCTGGGAGCGAGCGTCTGGACCGAGGACTTAGAGCGGGGCGAACGGGTCGCCCGCCGGTTCGAGTCCGGGCTGGCGTTCGTGAACGAACTCGTCAAGTCCGATCCCCGGCTGCCCTTCGGCGGCGTGAAGGACTCGGGCTACGGCCGCGAACTCGCTCGAGACGGCATCCGGGAGTTCGTGAACACGAAGACGATCTGGGTCCAGCGCGAGGCCGGCGAAGAGACCGAGATGGTCGAGTAG
- a CDS encoding erythromycin esterase family protein: MTARRANTADLGDPERAAAAVAERATPLEDGIDDLVADVADADVVLLGESSHGTSEYYRLRARLSAELLANHGFSFVAVEGDWTDCFDVTRYVTGRSDAESARDVLENFERWPTWMWANWEVLEFLEWLREHNDDRPIGDRAGFYGLDVYSLYESMAAVIDYLEDLDPDLAARARDAYHCFEPYGEDAREYAQSIRLVPEDCEEEVLEALRTLREDVAETSADREDERSEGPGEASEKRHASHDGDDPLETFAADQNALVAKNAESYYRAMARGDETSWNVRDRHMSETLERLLEFHDDPGIVWAHNTHVGDARATDMADRGKLNLGQLAREEVCEDEADVAVVGFGSHRGSVVAGDEWGAPMERMTVPEARSGSHEGVFHRAGLEDAVVRFDRGYGIASDIEAPLSEPRGHRAIGVVYDPVYEGGNYVPTVLPDRYDAFVHVDETEALHPLGIEGGETPPETYPWGL, from the coding sequence GTGACTGCACGACGAGCGAACACCGCGGACCTCGGCGATCCGGAGCGGGCGGCGGCCGCCGTCGCGGAGCGCGCGACGCCGCTCGAGGACGGCATCGACGACCTCGTCGCGGACGTTGCCGACGCGGACGTCGTCCTGCTCGGCGAATCTTCCCACGGAACCTCGGAGTATTACCGCCTGCGGGCCCGACTGTCGGCAGAGCTGCTAGCGAATCACGGCTTCTCGTTCGTCGCGGTCGAGGGGGACTGGACCGACTGCTTCGACGTGACGCGGTACGTCACCGGCCGCTCCGACGCCGAGAGCGCGCGCGACGTCCTCGAGAACTTCGAGCGGTGGCCGACGTGGATGTGGGCCAACTGGGAGGTCCTCGAGTTCCTCGAGTGGCTCCGCGAACACAACGACGACCGCCCGATCGGCGATCGCGCCGGCTTCTACGGGCTGGACGTCTACAGCCTCTACGAGTCGATGGCGGCGGTGATCGACTACCTCGAGGATCTCGATCCCGACCTCGCGGCCCGCGCGCGAGATGCCTACCACTGCTTCGAACCGTACGGCGAGGACGCCCGCGAGTACGCCCAGTCGATCCGACTCGTTCCCGAGGACTGCGAAGAGGAGGTTCTCGAGGCGCTCCGGACGCTGCGCGAGGACGTCGCGGAGACGAGCGCGGACCGCGAGGACGAACGGAGCGAGGGTCCCGGTGAAGCGAGCGAGAAGCGACACGCGAGCCACGACGGCGACGACCCGCTCGAGACCTTTGCGGCGGACCAGAACGCCCTCGTCGCGAAGAACGCCGAGTCCTACTACCGCGCGATGGCCCGCGGCGACGAGACGTCCTGGAACGTTCGCGACCGGCACATGAGCGAGACCCTGGAGCGCCTGCTCGAGTTCCACGACGACCCGGGGATCGTCTGGGCGCACAACACCCACGTCGGCGACGCTCGCGCGACGGACATGGCCGACCGCGGCAAGCTGAACCTGGGCCAACTCGCCCGCGAGGAGGTCTGCGAGGACGAGGCCGACGTCGCCGTCGTCGGCTTCGGCTCCCACCGCGGGAGCGTCGTCGCCGGCGACGAGTGGGGCGCGCCGATGGAGCGAATGACCGTTCCCGAAGCGAGATCCGGCAGTCACGAGGGCGTCTTTCACCGGGCCGGGCTCGAGGACGCCGTCGTGCGGTTCGACCGCGGGTACGGGATCGCGAGCGATATCGAGGCCCCGCTCTCGGAGCCCCGCGGCCACCGCGCGATCGGCGTCGTCTACGATCCGGTCTACGAGGGCGGGAACTACGTTCCGACCGTCCTCCCGGATCGGTACGACGCGTTCGTCCACGTCGACGAGACCGAGGCGCTCCATCCCCTCGGAATCGAGGGCGGCGAGACGCCCCCGGAGACGTATCCGTGGGGCCTCTAA
- a CDS encoding MaoC family dehydratase, giving the protein MVGLYYEEFEVGDTIEHERRRTISESDNQRFCDMTMNQQPLHLDEAFAADTQFGERLVNGLYTMSLAVGITIPETTDGTIVANLSYDDVEHPNPVFHGDTIRVQSTVTDKRETSDGERGIVTMHVEAFNQDDDLVCEFDRTVLSLKREHAEDA; this is encoded by the coding sequence ATGGTGGGACTGTACTACGAGGAGTTCGAAGTCGGCGATACGATCGAGCACGAGCGTCGCCGAACGATATCCGAGAGCGACAACCAGCGGTTCTGCGACATGACGATGAATCAGCAGCCGCTCCACCTGGACGAGGCGTTCGCCGCCGACACCCAGTTCGGGGAGCGACTCGTCAACGGCCTCTACACGATGTCGCTCGCGGTGGGGATCACGATCCCGGAGACGACCGACGGGACGATCGTCGCGAACCTCTCCTACGACGACGTCGAGCACCCGAATCCGGTCTTCCACGGCGACACGATCCGCGTCCAGTCGACGGTAACCGACAAGCGCGAGACCAGCGACGGCGAGCGCGGCATCGTCACCATGCACGTCGAGGCGTTCAACCAGGACGACGACCTCGTCTGCGAGTTCGACCGCACCGTGCTCTCGTTGAAACGCGAGCACGCGGAGGACGCGTAA
- a CDS encoding PH domain-containing protein codes for MAASRERADERDLEWLSLDDGEEIVWADGPDRRTLIPAVAIGIPLSIVLIGVFIIVGEYLRVTNTHYVVTDSAVYKKTGVLSRDVKRIEHEKVQDISYSQSALGAYFGYGTVELTTAGGSGVEMAFKAVPDPRTVQQRISEQRKRHRDADDTGAGGDVLEEILAELRAIRAAVDGPVSDASTAPDSDADAASDTGVGTAPDTVPGAPADGNPVRDDDDGDDGSR; via the coding sequence ATGGCTGCCTCGAGGGAGCGAGCCGACGAGCGCGACCTCGAGTGGCTCTCGCTCGACGACGGCGAGGAGATCGTCTGGGCCGACGGTCCCGACCGGCGGACGCTCATCCCGGCGGTCGCGATCGGGATCCCCCTCTCGATCGTCCTGATCGGGGTGTTCATCATCGTCGGGGAGTACCTCCGGGTGACGAACACCCACTACGTCGTCACGGACAGCGCGGTGTACAAAAAAACCGGCGTGCTCTCCCGGGACGTCAAGCGGATCGAACACGAGAAGGTCCAGGACATCTCCTACAGTCAGTCCGCGCTCGGCGCCTACTTCGGCTACGGAACCGTCGAACTCACGACGGCGGGCGGCTCAGGCGTCGAAATGGCGTTCAAGGCGGTACCCGATCCGCGGACCGTCCAGCAGCGGATCAGCGAACAGCGCAAACGTCACCGCGACGCGGACGATACCGGAGCGGGCGGCGACGTGCTCGAGGAGATCCTCGCCGAACTGCGAGCGATTCGGGCGGCCGTCGACGGGCCCGTTTCCGATGCGAGTACCGCACCCGATTCGGACGCGGACGCCGCGTCCGATACCGGCGTCGGAACGGCACCCGATACCGTTCCCGGTGCGCCCGCCGACGGTAACCCCGTTCGCGATGACGACGACGGGGACGACGGCTCCCGATAA